A window of Burkholderia ubonensis contains these coding sequences:
- a CDS encoding glycosyltransferase family 2 protein, translated as METEGRISVIVVNYGTPDMTLRCVASLIALRVAHAGDIVVVENASPDDSYARLRGELPGGVRLLRAACNRGFGSGVNFGMAACRRDYVLVVNPDTRFDENGLAKVLDLFDACPQAGLVGLDLQYPDGRRQYSARRFYSWLDILARRTALGRSDRFRARVDRHLMIDAWACGNPFDAEWVMGTGFVVRRELFESLGGMDEAYFLYMEDVDLCARTWLAGYRVLGMPGVTLVHEHQRQSAASPVSRAGRHHLRSLWRFYRKFHVPLALPPGVSRIARQ; from the coding sequence ATGGAAACCGAAGGAAGAATCAGCGTCATCGTCGTCAACTACGGCACGCCCGACATGACGCTGCGATGCGTGGCGTCCTTGATCGCGTTGCGCGTCGCGCATGCCGGCGACATCGTCGTCGTCGAGAACGCGTCGCCGGACGACTCGTACGCGCGCTTGCGCGGCGAACTGCCGGGCGGCGTCCGGCTGCTGCGCGCGGCGTGTAATCGCGGCTTCGGCTCCGGCGTGAACTTCGGGATGGCCGCGTGCCGGCGCGACTACGTGCTGGTCGTGAACCCCGACACGCGCTTCGACGAGAACGGGCTCGCGAAGGTGCTCGACCTGTTCGACGCGTGCCCGCAGGCCGGCCTCGTCGGGCTCGACCTGCAGTATCCCGACGGCCGCCGCCAGTATTCGGCGCGCCGCTTCTACAGCTGGCTCGACATCCTCGCGCGGCGCACCGCGCTGGGCCGCTCCGACCGCTTTCGTGCGCGCGTCGACCGGCATCTGATGATCGACGCGTGGGCGTGCGGCAATCCGTTCGATGCCGAGTGGGTGATGGGAACGGGCTTCGTGGTGCGCCGCGAACTGTTCGAATCGCTCGGCGGGATGGACGAAGCGTATTTCCTCTACATGGAGGACGTCGACCTCTGCGCGCGAACCTGGCTCGCCGGCTATCGCGTGCTCGGGATGCCGGGCGTCACGCTCGTGCACGAGCATCAGCGGCAATCGGCCGCGAGCCCCGTATCGCGCGCCGGACGGCATCATCTGCGCAGCCTGTGGCGGTTCTATCGCAAGTTCCACGTGCCGCTC
- a CDS encoding polysaccharide biosynthesis/export family protein, whose product MNRASDVVSTAGRWGRRGRPGRWGRALAPLALSVVVAGCAVAPGMRMNDAPALQLSSARNGEPARALDVPIREIDVDLLQRMRDGDGGDAGDRSANVDALLAERGKGGYRIGAGDVLQITVWDHPELSAAAPTTQTSSTQRPSDPVGGFVVDENGSVQFPYVGTVAVTGRTTTEVRDAFRVALAKTFRDPQVTVRVTSYRSQQVYVEGEVRNPGNQPINDVPMTLIEALDRAGGLQPTADRSRIELLRGDARYVLDLSRLVARRIDPARILLRNRDVLRVQSREDSGAYVMGEVTKPTLALPLRDGSLTLGDALQQAGSFNSGTADTAQVYVIRARGSRTPDVFHLDAKSPVAMVLANDFRLAPKDVVYVDGNGLVRFSRVLSLLLPAINAGMTGALVAK is encoded by the coding sequence ATGAATCGAGCATCAGACGTTGTATCGACCGCAGGCCGTTGGGGCCGCCGAGGCCGACCGGGCCGTTGGGGCCGCGCGCTGGCGCCGCTCGCGCTGTCCGTTGTCGTGGCCGGCTGCGCGGTCGCACCGGGCATGCGGATGAACGACGCGCCGGCCCTTCAGCTGAGCAGTGCGCGCAACGGCGAGCCGGCGCGGGCGCTCGACGTGCCGATCCGCGAGATCGACGTCGACCTGCTGCAGCGGATGCGCGACGGCGACGGCGGCGACGCCGGCGACCGGTCGGCGAACGTCGATGCGCTGCTGGCCGAGCGTGGGAAGGGCGGTTACCGCATCGGCGCGGGCGACGTGCTGCAGATCACGGTGTGGGACCACCCGGAGCTGTCCGCGGCGGCGCCGACCACCCAGACGTCGTCGACGCAACGGCCGAGCGACCCGGTCGGTGGCTTCGTCGTCGACGAGAACGGCAGCGTGCAGTTTCCGTATGTCGGCACGGTCGCGGTTACAGGCAGGACGACGACCGAGGTGCGCGATGCGTTCCGCGTCGCGCTCGCGAAAACGTTCCGCGATCCGCAGGTCACCGTGCGCGTCACGTCGTACCGGAGCCAGCAGGTCTACGTCGAAGGCGAGGTGCGCAATCCCGGCAACCAGCCGATCAACGACGTGCCGATGACGCTCATCGAGGCGCTCGATCGTGCGGGCGGCCTGCAGCCCACTGCCGACCGCAGCCGGATCGAGCTGCTGCGCGGCGACGCGCGCTACGTGCTCGACCTGTCGCGGCTCGTCGCGCGGCGGATCGACCCGGCGCGCATCCTGCTGCGCAATCGCGACGTGCTGCGCGTGCAGTCGCGCGAGGACAGCGGCGCATACGTGATGGGCGAGGTCACGAAGCCGACGCTCGCGCTACCGCTGCGCGACGGGTCGCTCACGCTCGGCGACGCGTTGCAGCAGGCCGGCAGCTTCAACAGCGGCACGGCCGACACCGCGCAGGTGTACGTGATCCGCGCGCGCGGCTCGCGTACGCCGGACGTGTTCCATCTCGACGCGAAGTCGCCGGTCGCGATGGTCCTCGCGAACGACTTCAGGCTCGCGCCGAAGGACGTCGTCTATGTCGACGGCAACGGCCTCGTGCGCTTCAGCCGCGTGCTGTCGCTGCTGCTGCCCGCGATCAATGCCGGCATGACCGGCGCGCTTGTCGCGAAATGA
- a CDS encoding glycosyltransferase: MKFSLIMATLGRSDEIERMLDSLLQQAYADLEVIVVDQNPDARVARIVERYRERLCIVHLRSEKGKSRATNVGLQAVTGDVVAFPDDDCWYRPGTLHAVAALLSADRMLDGVTGMSIDAAGRPSQGRWATAAQPVNRFNVWVCATSYTIFLRRSAVSAAGQFDVELGVGATSRWGAGEEVDFLVRALRAGCRIGYDPQLRVHHPEPLAVLDEHAYARGRRYNRGFGHVLRINRYPLAYVLYMIARPVAGCALAFARRNPQRAKYYWIAASHRLLGWMD; this comes from the coding sequence ATGAAATTCTCCCTGATCATGGCGACGCTCGGCCGCAGCGACGAGATCGAACGCATGCTCGATTCGCTGCTGCAGCAGGCCTACGCCGACCTCGAAGTCATCGTCGTCGACCAGAACCCGGACGCGCGCGTCGCACGCATCGTCGAGCGGTATCGCGAGCGGCTGTGCATCGTCCATCTGCGTTCGGAGAAGGGCAAGTCGCGGGCGACCAACGTCGGGCTGCAGGCGGTGACGGGCGACGTGGTCGCGTTCCCCGACGACGACTGCTGGTATCGGCCCGGCACGCTCCACGCGGTCGCCGCGCTGCTGTCCGCCGACCGCATGCTCGACGGCGTGACCGGCATGAGCATCGATGCCGCGGGGCGGCCGTCGCAGGGACGGTGGGCCACCGCGGCGCAGCCCGTGAACCGCTTCAACGTGTGGGTCTGCGCGACGTCCTACACGATCTTCCTGCGCCGCTCGGCGGTGAGCGCGGCAGGGCAGTTCGACGTCGAGCTGGGCGTCGGTGCGACGAGCCGCTGGGGCGCGGGCGAGGAAGTGGATTTTCTCGTCCGTGCGTTGCGCGCCGGGTGCCGGATCGGCTACGACCCGCAGTTGCGCGTACATCATCCCGAGCCGCTCGCCGTGCTCGACGAGCACGCGTATGCGCGCGGCCGACGCTACAACCGCGGCTTCGGCCACGTGCTGCGCATCAATCGCTATCCGCTCGCTTACGTGCTGTACATGATCGCGCGGCCCGTCGCCGGTTGCGCGCTGGCGTTCGCGCGCCGCAATCCGCAGCGCGCGAAGTACTACTGGATCGCGGCGTCGCATCGGCTGCTCGGCTGGATGGATTGA
- a CDS encoding oligosaccharide flippase family protein yields the protein MKPSTEPALREFAPAPVPAHAHASPGGERLGARTVRGLAWALVQAWGGKLVTLVTYLLVARWLGPADVGLAAAVTLSLSLVLMIAEGGLGDAVVQRAALADDDLEWPFAFSIGMAVVLAAVLFALAARVEAWLGVPGLAPYLRVAAAFVPIGSAGSFQEALYKRRLDFRTLAMRQLVSVSVAGAVAVALAVAGAGAWSLIAQAATFMTVSAAWLWRRPVWRPRGRRNVSTFAPLARFGAHVVAARLIDWWATRTVDLIVVALYGAAGLGIYAIGARLYQTALELLCRAATDVALAVLSRVAHDAERMAATYVDVTGLAAMTAAPLFVLMAVLSHDITIVLFGARWAASAAVMTPLMALGAVQTVQFVNGAFLAARGRPHVTMWLTLVKLALVLATMVAVPSQRVAQLAWLYVGAVLCITPLSFGAVVVELAVDRARLLGRLVPPYLIALGCAAIVRQAGAHLGGVPVLVRLPLLIVCFASAYVGATWMLRRDTARRTVSMLIALRAARSAT from the coding sequence ATGAAACCGAGCACTGAGCCGGCGCTGCGCGAGTTCGCGCCTGCGCCCGTGCCCGCTCATGCGCACGCGTCGCCCGGCGGCGAGCGGCTCGGTGCGCGCACCGTGCGCGGCCTCGCGTGGGCGCTGGTGCAGGCCTGGGGCGGCAAGCTCGTCACGCTCGTCACGTATCTGCTGGTCGCGCGCTGGCTCGGTCCGGCCGACGTCGGCCTTGCCGCGGCGGTCACGTTGTCGCTGTCGCTGGTGCTGATGATCGCCGAAGGCGGCCTCGGCGATGCGGTGGTCCAGCGCGCCGCGCTCGCCGACGACGATCTCGAATGGCCGTTCGCGTTCTCGATCGGCATGGCCGTCGTGCTCGCGGCCGTGCTGTTCGCGCTCGCCGCGCGCGTCGAAGCATGGCTCGGCGTGCCGGGGCTCGCGCCGTATCTGCGGGTGGCCGCCGCGTTCGTGCCGATCGGCTCGGCCGGCTCGTTTCAGGAGGCGCTGTACAAGCGGCGGCTCGATTTCCGGACGCTCGCGATGCGCCAGCTCGTGTCGGTGAGCGTCGCGGGCGCGGTGGCCGTTGCGCTCGCGGTGGCCGGCGCCGGCGCGTGGAGCCTGATCGCGCAGGCGGCGACCTTCATGACGGTCTCCGCGGCGTGGCTGTGGCGCCGGCCGGTATGGCGTCCGCGCGGCCGCCGCAACGTGTCGACGTTCGCGCCGCTCGCGCGCTTCGGCGCGCATGTCGTCGCCGCGCGGCTGATCGACTGGTGGGCGACGCGCACCGTCGACCTGATCGTCGTCGCGCTGTACGGCGCGGCCGGCCTCGGCATCTATGCGATCGGCGCGCGGCTCTATCAGACGGCGCTCGAGCTGCTGTGCCGCGCGGCGACCGACGTCGCGCTCGCCGTGCTGTCGCGCGTCGCACACGACGCCGAGCGGATGGCGGCCACCTACGTCGACGTCACGGGCCTCGCGGCGATGACGGCGGCGCCGCTGTTCGTGCTGATGGCCGTGTTGAGCCACGACATCACGATCGTGCTGTTCGGTGCGCGCTGGGCCGCCAGCGCCGCGGTCATGACGCCGCTGATGGCGCTCGGAGCGGTGCAGACCGTGCAGTTCGTCAACGGCGCGTTCCTCGCGGCGCGCGGCCGCCCGCACGTGACGATGTGGCTGACGCTCGTCAAGCTCGCGCTGGTGCTCGCGACGATGGTGGCCGTGCCGTCGCAGCGCGTCGCGCAGCTCGCATGGCTGTACGTCGGCGCGGTGCTGTGCATCACGCCGCTCAGTTTCGGCGCGGTCGTCGTCGAGCTGGCAGTGGACCGCGCGCGGCTGCTGGGCCGGCTCGTGCCGCCGTATCTGATCGCCCTCGGCTGCGCGGCGATCGTGCGGCAGGCGGGCGCGCATCTCGGCGGCGTGCCGGTCCTGGTCCGGTTGCCGCTGCTGATCGTCTGCTTCGCGAGCGCGTACGTCGGCGCGACGTGGATGCTGCGCCGCGACACCGCGCGCCGCACCGTGTCGATGCTGATCGCACTGCGCGCGGCGAGGAGCGCGACATGA
- a CDS encoding polysaccharide biosynthesis tyrosine autokinase, translating into MNDLSEARLYDAALYDDAPLSSYVDIVLARWRLVLGIAAGVFLLGLLYAVFATPVYRVDATIQVNESTAAGNSPLHDIAALLDNGSTTAAELELVRARMVIDAVVTKQHLNLVAEPRYVPLIGRWVARRYRGEGIAPPLWGLSRFAWGGERFDVATFETAGATSHDGVDALDGLWFTVTALDGGRYMLRDDDDAIVLSGAVGAPAHGEYQGKPLTLLVAALDARPGTTFRLKRIPQIEAVAQLQDDLSVEEKAKQSGILSVTLEGDDKVRIREILKAVVDGYVAQNRDYRSKEAAATLESLKISMPAVEQTLKDAEERYAKFRARTRTVDLDEQGKLLLGQEVDIDTRMLELKQRRVDLIARFADGHPAVQALDANLAELAGKAAELRTREARLPDTEREGLAVLRDVRVNTELYTNLLNTAQQLNIAKQSEIGNVRAVDQPVLPVKPVKPKRLLVIALSLCVGIALGVAAPFAQRAVWGRVEHSEHLEQALGVPVYAVVPHSRAQRRLVRSQQRAAQGPHVLASEIPEDVTVDAIRSLRTTLQFTLSETGHHVIMVTSPQPNAGKSFLCANLASLFASGGKRVLLIDADIRRGQAHRHFGLPAAPGLPDVIASGALERGVQRTSIAGVDVLPRGAVARTSELFNDGRFKTVLDAASRRYDIVIVDTAPILALHDAATIGRHGATTLLCVRHGRSSMPEIREAERRLRNAGIAISGVVLNDVPRRQAVYGTYGERNYAYETEH; encoded by the coding sequence ATGAACGACCTCTCCGAAGCACGGCTCTACGACGCGGCGTTGTACGACGATGCGCCGCTCTCGTCCTACGTCGACATCGTGCTGGCGCGCTGGCGCCTCGTGCTCGGCATCGCGGCCGGCGTGTTCCTGCTGGGCCTGCTGTACGCGGTGTTCGCGACGCCGGTGTATCGGGTCGACGCGACGATCCAGGTCAACGAATCGACCGCCGCCGGCAACTCGCCGCTGCACGACATCGCGGCGCTGCTCGACAACGGCAGCACGACCGCCGCCGAACTCGAGCTCGTGCGTGCGCGCATGGTGATCGACGCGGTCGTCACCAAGCAGCATCTGAACCTCGTTGCCGAGCCGCGCTATGTCCCGCTGATCGGCCGCTGGGTCGCGCGCCGCTATCGCGGCGAAGGCATCGCGCCGCCGCTGTGGGGCCTGTCGCGCTTCGCGTGGGGCGGCGAGCGGTTCGACGTCGCGACGTTCGAGACGGCCGGCGCGACGAGCCACGACGGCGTCGATGCGCTGGACGGGCTGTGGTTCACCGTGACCGCGCTGGACGGCGGCCGCTACATGCTGCGGGACGACGACGACGCCATCGTGCTGAGCGGCGCGGTCGGCGCACCGGCGCATGGCGAGTACCAGGGCAAGCCGCTGACGCTGCTGGTCGCGGCGCTCGACGCGCGCCCCGGCACGACGTTCCGGCTCAAGCGCATCCCGCAGATCGAGGCCGTCGCGCAACTGCAGGACGATCTGAGCGTCGAGGAAAAGGCGAAGCAGTCGGGGATCCTGTCGGTCACGCTCGAGGGCGACGACAAGGTGCGCATCAGGGAGATCCTGAAGGCGGTGGTGGACGGCTACGTCGCGCAGAACCGCGACTACCGGAGCAAGGAGGCGGCCGCCACGCTCGAGTCGCTGAAGATCAGCATGCCGGCGGTCGAGCAGACGCTGAAGGACGCCGAGGAGCGCTACGCGAAGTTCCGCGCGCGCACGCGCACGGTCGATCTCGACGAGCAGGGCAAGCTGCTGCTCGGCCAGGAAGTCGACATCGACACGCGCATGCTCGAACTCAAGCAAAGGCGCGTCGACCTGATCGCGCGCTTCGCCGACGGTCATCCGGCCGTGCAGGCGCTCGATGCGAACCTCGCCGAACTCGCGGGCAAGGCGGCGGAACTGCGCACGCGCGAAGCGAGGCTGCCCGATACGGAGCGCGAGGGCCTCGCGGTGCTGCGCGACGTGCGCGTGAACACCGAGCTGTACACCAACCTGCTCAACACCGCGCAGCAGCTGAACATCGCGAAGCAGAGCGAGATCGGCAACGTCCGCGCGGTCGACCAGCCGGTGCTGCCGGTGAAGCCGGTCAAGCCCAAGCGCCTGCTCGTGATCGCGCTGTCGCTGTGCGTCGGCATCGCGCTCGGCGTGGCCGCGCCGTTCGCGCAGCGCGCCGTGTGGGGCCGCGTCGAACACTCGGAGCATCTGGAGCAGGCGCTCGGCGTGCCGGTCTATGCGGTGGTGCCGCACAGCCGCGCGCAGCGGCGCCTCGTGCGCAGCCAACAGCGCGCGGCGCAGGGCCCGCACGTGCTCGCCTCCGAGATCCCGGAGGACGTCACCGTCGACGCAATCCGCAGCCTGCGCACGACGCTGCAGTTCACGCTGTCCGAGACGGGCCACCACGTGATCATGGTCACGAGCCCGCAGCCGAACGCCGGCAAGTCGTTCCTGTGCGCGAACCTCGCGTCGCTGTTCGCGTCGGGCGGCAAGCGCGTGCTGCTGATCGACGCGGACATTCGCCGCGGTCAGGCGCATCGGCACTTCGGCCTGCCGGCCGCGCCGGGGCTGCCCGACGTGATCGCGAGCGGCGCGCTCGAGCGCGGCGTGCAGCGCACGTCGATCGCCGGCGTCGACGTGCTGCCGCGCGGCGCGGTCGCGCGCACGTCCGAGCTGTTCAACGACGGCCGCTTCAAGACGGTGCTCGACGCCGCGTCGCGGCGCTACGACATCGTCATCGTCGACACCGCGCCGATCCTCGCGCTGCACGACGCGGCGACCATCGGCCGTCACGGCGCGACGACGCTGCTGTGCGTGCGGCACGGCCGCAGTTCGATGCCGGAGATCCGCGAGGCGGAGCGACGCCTGCGCAACGCGGGCATCGCGATCAGCGGCGTGGTGCTGAACGACGTGCCGCGCCGGCAGGCCGTCTACGGCACGTACGGCGAACGGAATTACGCATATGAAACCGAGCACTGA
- a CDS encoding undecaprenyl-phosphate glucose phosphotransferase, producing the protein MFGVQSMVARVLDAVVVVAAAAVASHVRFADDPLGRSDAMVVPFVVMLTLAVFPALQVYQSWRGRSWIAMISRISAAWIAVQACNLVLLFALHRADQVSRLWFAYWTGIAGCGFIAMRMLAYAMLARVRHAGLNLRKVAIVGSGAYAVRVIETLALSPASGFRPVLFHDPAGASNGVLPAITDFAAFAAAVRAEAATEIWLAVPICEERTIRRVLKAFGDDLVNIRFMPDMRSIAWLGGTMMDLVGMPAINLVASPMSHRALLQKALFDRVFAAAALVALAPLLGAIAVAVKLSSPGPVLFTQYRKGADGRVFRIYKFRTMRVHADPAGVVRQATRGDARITRVGAFLRRTSLDELPQFFNVLRGDMSVVGPRPHAIEHDDLYRPLVDGYIHRYRIKPGITGWAQVNGYRGETDQLDKMVGRVQHDLYYLRNWSFGLDMRIVAATVLKGFVHPNAY; encoded by the coding sequence ATGTTTGGAGTTCAGTCGATGGTGGCGCGCGTGCTCGACGCGGTGGTCGTGGTGGCCGCGGCGGCCGTCGCGTCGCATGTGCGCTTCGCCGATGACCCGCTCGGCCGATCCGACGCGATGGTCGTGCCGTTCGTCGTGATGCTGACGCTCGCCGTGTTTCCAGCCTTGCAGGTGTATCAGTCGTGGCGCGGGCGCTCGTGGATCGCGATGATCAGCCGCATCAGCGCCGCGTGGATCGCGGTGCAGGCCTGCAACCTGGTGCTGCTGTTCGCGCTGCATCGGGCCGATCAGGTGTCGCGCCTGTGGTTCGCGTACTGGACCGGCATCGCCGGATGTGGATTCATCGCGATGCGCATGCTCGCGTATGCGATGCTCGCGCGCGTCAGGCATGCGGGCCTGAACCTGCGCAAGGTGGCGATCGTCGGCAGCGGCGCCTATGCGGTGCGCGTGATCGAGACGCTCGCGCTGTCGCCCGCGAGCGGCTTTCGCCCGGTGCTGTTCCACGATCCGGCCGGCGCGTCCAACGGCGTGCTTCCGGCGATCACCGACTTCGCCGCGTTCGCCGCGGCCGTGCGCGCCGAAGCGGCCACCGAAATCTGGCTCGCCGTGCCGATCTGCGAGGAGCGCACGATCCGGCGCGTGTTGAAGGCGTTCGGCGACGACCTCGTCAACATCCGCTTCATGCCGGACATGCGCAGCATTGCGTGGCTCGGCGGCACGATGATGGATCTGGTCGGGATGCCCGCGATCAATCTGGTCGCGTCGCCGATGTCGCATCGCGCGCTGCTGCAGAAGGCGCTGTTCGACCGCGTGTTCGCGGCGGCGGCGCTCGTCGCGCTCGCGCCGCTGCTCGGCGCGATCGCCGTCGCGGTGAAGCTGTCGTCGCCGGGCCCGGTGCTGTTTACGCAGTATCGGAAAGGCGCGGACGGCCGCGTCTTCCGCATCTACAAGTTCCGCACCATGCGCGTACACGCCGACCCGGCCGGCGTCGTGCGTCAGGCCACGCGCGGCGATGCGCGCATCACGCGGGTCGGCGCATTCCTGCGCCGCACGAGCCTCGACGAACTGCCGCAGTTCTTCAACGTGCTGCGCGGCGACATGTCGGTCGTCGGGCCGCGGCCGCATGCGATCGAGCACGACGATCTGTACCGGCCGCTCGTCGACGGCTACATCCATCGCTACCGGATCAAGCCCGGTATCACCGGCTGGGCGCAGGTCAACGGCTATCGCGGCGAAACCGACCAACTCGACAAGATGGTCGGGCGCGTCCAGCACGACCTCTATTACCTGCGCAACTGGTCCTTCGGGCTCGACATGCGAATCGTCGCGGCCACGGTGCTGAAGGGCTTCGTGCATCCGAACGCGTACTGA
- a CDS encoding protein-tyrosine-phosphatase has translation MIERILIVCDGNACRSPMASAMLARALPFIQVRSAGLIALAGRPAAQAAIDAMRARGFDLTPHIAQPVHLGHVRASQLILAMTLVQCREIERRYPFARGRVFQLDHATKRDIEDPVGKSADVFDAVAAHIERAVAQWIARIPAAAAHGGA, from the coding sequence ATGATCGAACGCATTCTGATCGTTTGCGACGGCAACGCGTGCCGCAGCCCGATGGCGAGCGCGATGCTCGCGCGGGCGCTGCCGTTCATCCAGGTGCGCAGCGCGGGACTGATCGCGCTGGCCGGGCGGCCCGCCGCGCAGGCCGCGATCGACGCGATGCGCGCGCGTGGCTTCGACCTCACGCCGCATATCGCGCAGCCCGTGCATCTGGGCCACGTGCGCGCCTCGCAGCTGATTCTCGCGATGACGCTCGTCCAGTGCCGCGAAATCGAACGCCGCTATCCGTTTGCGCGCGGCCGCGTGTTCCAGCTCGACCACGCGACCAAGCGCGATATCGAGGATCCGGTCGGCAAGTCGGCGGACGTGTTCGACGCCGTGGCCGCCCATATCGAGCGCGCGGTCGCGCAGTGGATCGCACGCATTCCGGCCGCCGCCGCACATGGAGGCGCGTGA
- a CDS encoding glycosyltransferase family 4 protein, with translation MSTPFSIATTAAADAVAACADCGDHADHAARVPVTVYTDTRWPAATGIHNVMAAYAARAPSNIRIAPLPVGGGVAHPLSPLALSRALRKLPARNAVFWNPGFVPAAWPGLPSVVVVHDLTHRHFYTRAHRLYYDTVLRPLYRRCSAIVCVSAFTRDEFLAWSGMPPERVHVIHNGADDAYTHNRDTLGHPFPYVLYPGNRRNYKNLHRLIEAFGASGLVALGVRLMLTGAPDPALLEHAARHRCADALTFAGVVPNDAMPKLYRGALFVAFVSRYEGFGLPILEAMASDVPVLTSRVSAMPEVAGSAAMLVDPASVADIAAAMRRLGTDAGCREALVARGRAQLRRFNWDDSACRFWKLIEQVGASG, from the coding sequence ATGAGCACGCCCTTCTCCATTGCGACGACGGCGGCGGCCGATGCGGTTGCCGCGTGCGCGGATTGCGGCGATCACGCCGATCACGCCGCCCGCGTACCCGTTACCGTCTATACGGATACGCGCTGGCCGGCCGCCACCGGCATCCACAACGTGATGGCCGCTTACGCGGCGCGCGCGCCGTCCAACATCCGCATCGCCCCGTTGCCGGTCGGCGGCGGCGTCGCGCATCCGCTGTCGCCGCTCGCGCTGAGCCGCGCGCTGCGCAAGCTGCCGGCGCGCAATGCAGTGTTCTGGAATCCCGGCTTCGTACCGGCCGCGTGGCCGGGCCTGCCGTCGGTCGTCGTCGTGCACGATCTCACGCATCGCCACTTCTATACGCGTGCGCATCGGCTGTACTACGACACCGTGCTGCGTCCGCTGTACCGCCGCTGCTCGGCCATCGTCTGCGTGTCGGCGTTCACGCGCGACGAATTCCTCGCGTGGTCGGGCATGCCGCCCGAGCGCGTGCACGTGATCCACAACGGCGCCGACGACGCGTACACGCACAATCGCGACACGCTCGGCCATCCGTTTCCGTACGTGCTGTATCCGGGCAACCGGCGCAACTACAAGAACCTGCACCGGCTGATCGAGGCGTTCGGCGCGAGCGGGCTGGTCGCGCTCGGCGTGCGGCTGATGCTGACCGGCGCACCCGATCCGGCGCTGCTCGAGCACGCGGCGCGGCATCGCTGCGCCGACGCCCTCACGTTCGCCGGCGTCGTGCCGAACGACGCGATGCCGAAGCTGTATCGCGGTGCGTTGTTCGTCGCGTTCGTGTCGCGGTACGAGGGCTTCGGGCTGCCGATCCTCGAGGCGATGGCGTCGGACGTACCGGTGCTGACGTCGCGCGTGTCGGCGATGCCCGAGGTGGCCGGCAGCGCGGCGATGCTCGTCGATCCGGCGTCGGTCGCCGACATCGCGGCCGCGATGCGGCGGCTCGGCACCGATGCCGGCTGCCGCGAGGCGCTCGTCGCACGCGGCCGCGCGCAGCTTCGCCGCTTCAACTGGGACGACTCGGCGTGCCGCTTCTGGAAACTGATCGAGCAGGTCGGCGCGTCGGGATGA